In one window of Helianthus annuus cultivar XRQ/B chromosome 17, HanXRQr2.0-SUNRISE, whole genome shotgun sequence DNA:
- the LOC110926431 gene encoding pyrrolidone-carboxylate peptidase 1: MGSEGPKSVVIHVTGFKKFNVFATNPTETVVSNLRKYVEKTGLPPGVSIGSCTILETAGDGALPALQKLLESSVSSENNSGSKEVVWLHMGLNGGASKIAIEKQAVNEATFSCPDELGWQPKRLPIVPEDGEITRIRETACFVDAILEYLNNVKGCDATISDDAGRFVCNYVYYHSLRFAERNGHKSLFVHVPPFSRINEETQMQFMVALMEAIAFSC; encoded by the exons ATGGGATCGGAAGGGCCAAAGAGTGTAGTTATTCACGTCACTGGCTTCAAGAAGTTCAACGTGTTTGCTACCAACCCAACTGAAACAGTAGTTTCTAATTTAAGAAAATATGTTGAAAAGACAGGTTTGCCCCCTGGTGTCTCTATAGGTAGCTGTACAATTCTTGAGACGGCTGGAGACGGTGCTTTGCCTGCGCTTCAGAAGCTTCTAGAATCGAGTGTTTCTAGTGAGAACAACTCCGGTTCCAAGGAAGTTGTGTGG CTTCATATGGGATTAAATGGCGGGGCATCAAAAATTGCCATCGAGAAACAAGCAGTAAATGAAGCCACTTTCTCTTGTCCAGATGAGCTTGGTTGGCAACCAAAG AGGCTGCCAATTGTCCCGGAGGATGGAGAAATAACACGAATAAGAGAG ACTGCttgctttgttgatgccattctGGAGTACTTAAACAACGTCAAAGGCTGTGATGCAACGATCTCTGATGACGCAGGGCGTTTCGTGTGCAACTATGTATACTATCATTCTCTCCGGTTTGCCGAACGCAACGGTCATAAATCCCTTTTTGTACATGTCCCTCCTTTCTCAAGAATCAATGAGGAAACACAGATGCAGTTCATGGTAGCCCTTATGGAGGCCATTGCTTTTAGTTGTTGA